The following proteins are co-located in the Microbacterium sp. Clip185 genome:
- a CDS encoding sensor histidine kinase, with amino-acid sequence MKAAAPFATLGAPSRSEWIPPWWAWPIAAIVIAVLGLTGTIFTPPGGSTAAWWPAAGAAALFALLNPPRRRGAVVLLVLVVTVIPNLIHGRSLAVAVGYALGNAAEIAALLAVLAIWGYRGSNPFVLRRPREALVLVVASLTGAVVAAVIAAATAALLGGGDFPETVFSVFPSHAAAILLFAPFACIPPSSGPTPVPRWEAVLQPALLFGVLAFVAFPRVEIPLTFLPFMIIAWGCLRLPFVVALIEVVIAGVAILMVTLAGRGPFALGLSPAERAVTVEIFLIALATVSLLLLTARAEQREAARVTARTSHLLSGGLVETEVGLAVARRDGESTQLLWANPAARSLIAAELDGDDWKGPLEHVARHASRDGVERVHTDGDTSLRLVANPIENDPGLFAVQLLDVSSTVRMIQARADAERERAAATELRADLSRQRDDFISTTSHELRTPLTNVLGYAELLEESPALTALERDWVARIRRNGLRLSDLVEDLLMVGGAHATPVSPGEQRTISTRSVVAAIVASHGAAADEKRLRLEIDIDAGTNVHGVPADIHRSLAALLSNAILFTPVDGDVLVRVRDDGETTEFSISDSGPGMSDTDRERAFDRFFRAPEAEQSGTPGVGLGLSIAQRLAKRNGGTLELVSPASGGLRAVLRLPAAPQSA; translated from the coding sequence ATGAAGGCTGCGGCCCCGTTCGCGACACTCGGCGCCCCGTCGAGGTCCGAATGGATCCCCCCGTGGTGGGCGTGGCCGATCGCCGCGATCGTCATCGCTGTCCTCGGCCTCACGGGGACGATCTTCACGCCCCCCGGTGGCAGCACCGCGGCATGGTGGCCGGCCGCGGGAGCGGCCGCCCTCTTCGCGCTCCTCAACCCACCGCGCCGTCGCGGAGCCGTCGTCCTCCTCGTGCTCGTCGTCACCGTGATCCCCAACCTCATCCACGGACGTTCGCTCGCGGTGGCTGTGGGCTATGCGCTCGGCAACGCGGCCGAGATCGCAGCGCTGCTGGCCGTGCTGGCGATCTGGGGCTATCGCGGATCCAACCCGTTCGTGCTGCGACGGCCGCGCGAAGCACTCGTCCTCGTGGTCGCCAGCCTCACCGGCGCCGTCGTGGCCGCGGTGATCGCCGCTGCGACGGCCGCGCTGCTCGGCGGCGGCGACTTCCCGGAGACGGTGTTCAGCGTGTTCCCCTCCCACGCTGCCGCCATCCTTCTGTTCGCTCCGTTCGCCTGCATCCCGCCGTCCTCCGGTCCTACACCGGTACCGCGCTGGGAGGCGGTGCTGCAGCCCGCGCTGCTGTTCGGCGTGCTCGCGTTCGTCGCATTCCCGCGCGTGGAGATCCCCCTCACCTTCCTGCCGTTCATGATCATCGCGTGGGGATGCCTGCGCCTGCCGTTCGTCGTCGCCCTCATCGAAGTGGTGATCGCGGGCGTCGCGATCCTCATGGTCACCCTGGCGGGCCGAGGACCCTTCGCGCTCGGGCTCTCCCCCGCCGAGCGCGCGGTCACCGTCGAGATCTTCCTGATCGCGCTGGCCACCGTATCGCTGCTGCTGCTCACCGCGCGCGCGGAGCAGCGGGAGGCGGCGCGCGTGACAGCACGCACCAGCCACCTGCTCTCGGGCGGCCTGGTGGAGACCGAAGTGGGTCTCGCCGTCGCGCGCCGCGACGGTGAGAGCACACAGCTGCTGTGGGCAAATCCCGCCGCCCGCTCCCTGATCGCGGCGGAACTCGACGGCGACGACTGGAAGGGACCGCTCGAGCACGTCGCCCGTCACGCGAGCCGCGACGGCGTGGAGCGGGTGCACACCGACGGCGACACTTCGCTCCGTCTCGTGGCGAACCCGATCGAGAACGATCCCGGGCTGTTCGCCGTGCAGCTGCTCGATGTGTCCAGCACCGTCCGCATGATCCAGGCGCGCGCGGACGCGGAGCGCGAGCGCGCCGCAGCTACGGAACTGCGGGCCGACCTCAGCCGACAGCGCGACGACTTCATCTCGACCACGAGTCACGAACTCCGGACGCCCTTGACCAATGTGCTGGGCTACGCGGAACTTCTCGAGGAGTCGCCCGCGCTGACCGCGCTCGAGCGCGACTGGGTCGCCCGCATCCGGCGGAACGGTCTGCGCCTGTCGGATCTCGTGGAGGACCTGCTGATGGTCGGCGGCGCTCACGCCACGCCGGTGAGCCCCGGCGAGCAGCGCACGATCTCGACCCGTTCCGTGGTGGCGGCCATCGTCGCATCGCACGGCGCGGCGGCCGACGAGAAGCGGTTGCGCCTCGAGATCGACATCGATGCCGGAACCAACGTGCACGGCGTTCCCGCCGACATCCACCGTTCCCTAGCCGCCCTCCTGTCGAACGCGATCCTGTTCACGCCGGTCGACGGCGACGTCCTCGTGCGCGTGCGCGACGACGGCGAGACCACCGAGTTCTCGATCAGCGACAGCGGGCCCGGCATGAGCGACACCGACCGGGAACGTGCGTTCGACCGGTTCTTCCGAGCCCCGGAGGCGGAGCAGTCGGGCACGCCCGGCGTCGGTCTCGGCCTGTCGATCGCGCAGCGGCTCGCGAAGCGCAACGGCGGGACGCTGGAGCTCGTCTCACCCGCATCCGGTGGCCTGCGCGCGGTGCTGCGGTTGCCGGCGGCTCCCCAGTCCGCCTGA
- a CDS encoding cell division initiation protein, with the protein MSDARPDSPDDTQTGSSPFDELMRPASGEEGSTFSVGFRGYDRHEVDAAISDLTSRLQRVTGELGAAEARQRETMDRLRADQQAEIERLVAETEESVNRAREEQREQAARLEADLQTATAQISEAEARIAALTAQLVERPDGEEGSDAAASSSDDPSTRDQFEAVLRVAEEQANLIVQNAAAQAERLLEAAREEVATQRAQAQADVARIQAQAQHDADQVRLRIDTEYTAHEATIQREAAHAAEKLAQAEREAETIRSEAEKGAAALRAMVTRETAQLRSDTERDVREMNARLLEFEETLTRRQDDAQQEFLVLHNQAVAHAERITSDANEQVAASLEHAQRISAKADDYEKLMRAQAAQIEADAHMRAQENLDRARTKAQKIVSTVIEHSTTVLRDAEDRTRALRWQQQQLTSFMSEVRELIRPEGVLSSAVTESDENAEGGTENGEREGD; encoded by the coding sequence ATGAGCGACGCGCGCCCCGATTCCCCCGACGACACGCAGACGGGCTCCAGCCCGTTCGACGAGCTGATGCGCCCCGCCTCGGGCGAAGAGGGCAGCACCTTCTCCGTCGGCTTCCGCGGCTACGACCGGCACGAGGTCGACGCCGCGATCTCCGATCTGACCAGTCGACTGCAGCGGGTGACGGGAGAGCTCGGCGCGGCGGAGGCCCGGCAGCGCGAGACGATGGATCGCCTCCGCGCCGATCAGCAGGCCGAGATCGAACGGCTCGTGGCCGAAACCGAGGAGTCCGTCAACCGGGCGCGCGAGGAGCAGCGCGAACAGGCCGCTCGCCTCGAGGCGGACCTGCAGACGGCGACCGCGCAGATCTCCGAGGCCGAGGCGCGCATCGCCGCTCTGACCGCCCAGCTCGTCGAGCGTCCGGACGGTGAGGAAGGCTCGGATGCGGCCGCGTCGTCATCCGACGACCCGTCGACGCGTGATCAGTTCGAGGCGGTCCTGCGCGTCGCCGAGGAGCAGGCGAATCTCATCGTGCAGAACGCAGCGGCGCAGGCCGAACGCCTTCTCGAGGCCGCGCGTGAGGAGGTCGCGACCCAGCGCGCACAGGCGCAGGCGGACGTCGCCCGCATCCAGGCGCAGGCGCAGCACGACGCCGATCAGGTGCGCCTGCGCATCGACACGGAATACACGGCGCACGAGGCGACCATTCAGCGCGAGGCGGCGCACGCGGCCGAGAAGCTCGCGCAGGCCGAACGCGAGGCCGAGACGATCCGCTCGGAGGCCGAGAAGGGTGCCGCGGCGCTGCGCGCGATGGTGACCCGCGAGACGGCGCAGCTGCGCAGCGACACCGAGCGCGACGTGCGGGAGATGAACGCGCGACTGCTCGAGTTCGAGGAGACGCTCACCCGTCGCCAGGATGACGCGCAGCAGGAGTTCCTGGTGCTGCACAATCAGGCCGTGGCGCACGCGGAACGCATCACCTCGGACGCCAACGAGCAGGTCGCCGCGTCCCTGGAGCACGCGCAGCGGATCTCCGCCAAGGCGGACGACTACGAGAAGCTCATGCGCGCCCAGGCCGCTCAGATCGAGGCCGATGCGCACATGCGCGCGCAGGAGAACCTCGACCGGGCGCGCACGAAGGCCCAGAAGATCGTCTCGACCGTGATCGAGCACTCCACCACGGTGCTGCGCGACGCGGAGGATCGCACCCGTGCGCTGCGCTGGCAGCAGCAGCAGCTCACGAGCTTCATGTCGGAGGTGCGCGAGCTGATCCGCCCCGAGGGCGTGCTGAGCTCCGCCGTCACGGAGAGCGATGAGAACGCCGAGGGCGGCACGGAGAACGGCGAGCGCGAGGGCGACTGA
- a CDS encoding sensor histidine kinase, whose product MGAPPVGGFPVDAGFLDHLDTGIAIFDPAGRLRAANAAAHRFARLQGVDLHDADLARSLREGPHGYDIDDAPLRVEQSVILAAAQGREAQRTVWAGPVDRRRALRKSSHRIVSATDGLEGTALLTRDVSRRAHHDRLPHDLLASTSHELRNPLTPIVGHLELLSDDLGDGDETASARLAILRRNVDRVVRRLDELLLLEHLAPRLVMAECDAASVVAAAVAARAEDARAREVRILLDVAPTTIVADAERLQMAVDALVGNAVRFSPRGGTVTVALTSGAADRVEIVVIDEGPGFRPTELAHVFEPFHRGRDARASAVPGLGLGLAVSRAIAHTHGGAIDIVSEPGAGAVVMLTVPVSAR is encoded by the coding sequence ATGGGCGCACCGCCAGTCGGGGGGTTCCCGGTCGACGCCGGATTCCTCGACCACCTCGACACCGGGATCGCGATCTTCGATCCGGCCGGTCGCCTGCGCGCCGCAAACGCCGCAGCGCACCGCTTCGCCCGACTGCAGGGGGTCGATCTGCACGACGCGGACCTCGCCCGGTCCCTGCGGGAGGGCCCGCACGGCTACGACATCGACGACGCGCCGCTGCGCGTCGAGCAGTCCGTCATCCTCGCCGCGGCCCAGGGTCGAGAGGCGCAACGCACCGTGTGGGCGGGCCCCGTGGACCGCCGCCGCGCGCTGCGCAAGTCGTCGCACCGCATCGTGTCAGCCACCGACGGCCTCGAGGGCACCGCGCTGCTCACCCGCGACGTGTCGCGACGCGCCCACCATGACCGGCTCCCCCACGACCTCCTCGCCTCGACGTCGCATGAACTGCGCAACCCCCTCACCCCGATCGTCGGGCACCTCGAGCTCCTCTCCGACGACCTCGGCGACGGCGACGAGACCGCATCCGCTCGGCTCGCGATCCTGCGACGCAACGTCGACCGCGTGGTCCGCCGACTCGACGAACTGCTCCTGTTGGAGCACCTGGCCCCACGGCTCGTGATGGCTGAGTGCGATGCCGCGAGTGTGGTCGCGGCGGCGGTCGCCGCGCGCGCGGAGGATGCGAGGGCGCGAGAAGTGCGCATCCTCCTCGACGTCGCGCCGACGACGATCGTGGCGGATGCGGAACGCCTGCAGATGGCGGTCGACGCGCTCGTCGGCAACGCCGTGCGCTTCTCACCGCGCGGCGGGACCGTCACCGTCGCCCTCACCTCCGGTGCTGCCGATCGGGTGGAGATCGTCGTGATCGACGAGGGGCCCGGGTTCCGGCCGACGGAACTGGCGCACGTGTTCGAACCCTTCCACCGCGGCCGCGACGCACGCGCGAGCGCCGTACCGGGTCTCGGCCTCGGACTCGCGGTCTCGCGCGCGATCGCCCACACGCATGGCGGCGCGATCGACATCGTCAGCGAGCCCGGCGCGGGTGCCGTCGTGATGCTCACGGTGCCTGTCTCCGCCCGGTGA
- a CDS encoding MalY/PatB family protein — protein sequence MTHPYDERGRETLDRPESRKWSLHPGKIGAWVAEMDFGTAPVVSAALHRAVEEETLGYLSPALAERMSVATAGWMRRAYGWSIEPQRVHPVADVMAALGVAVRTFAPAGSPVIVPTPAYMPFLTYLPAIGHPVIPVPGRVVSGRWEHDIDGIDAAFSAGARTLVLCNPHNPTGSVLSREELRRIADVVDRHGGRVFADEIHAPLRYGGRAHVPYASLSEATAAHTVTGTSASKAWNVPGVKAAQLITSNQNDDDIYRRVGFAHVHGASTLGVVASIAAYEDGEPWLAETLDYLDGNRMLLADLLAEHLPEVRYAPPEGTYLAWLDARSLELPGAPADFFRERAGVVLTDGALCAAPGFLRLVLAMPRPLLTEAVTAMAASARE from the coding sequence GTGACGCATCCTTACGACGAACGCGGCCGCGAGACGCTCGATCGGCCGGAGAGTCGCAAGTGGAGCCTGCATCCGGGCAAGATCGGCGCGTGGGTGGCTGAGATGGACTTCGGCACGGCGCCGGTGGTGAGCGCTGCGCTGCACCGTGCGGTCGAGGAGGAGACGCTCGGCTATCTGTCGCCGGCCCTTGCCGAGCGGATGTCGGTCGCGACGGCGGGATGGATGCGGCGCGCCTACGGATGGAGCATCGAGCCACAGCGCGTGCACCCCGTCGCCGACGTGATGGCGGCGCTGGGTGTCGCGGTGCGGACGTTCGCCCCCGCCGGTTCGCCGGTGATCGTTCCCACGCCCGCCTACATGCCGTTCCTCACCTACTTGCCGGCCATCGGGCATCCGGTGATCCCGGTGCCGGGTCGCGTGGTGTCCGGGCGGTGGGAGCACGACATCGACGGCATCGACGCCGCGTTCTCCGCGGGCGCGCGCACGCTCGTGCTGTGCAACCCGCACAACCCGACCGGCTCGGTCCTCAGCCGTGAGGAGCTCCGCCGGATCGCCGATGTCGTCGACCGCCACGGCGGGCGCGTCTTCGCCGACGAGATCCATGCGCCGCTGCGCTACGGCGGCCGTGCGCATGTGCCGTACGCCTCCCTCTCCGAGGCGACCGCCGCGCATACCGTCACCGGCACGAGCGCGTCGAAGGCGTGGAACGTCCCAGGTGTCAAGGCCGCGCAGCTCATCACATCGAACCAGAACGACGACGACATCTACCGGCGAGTCGGTTTCGCCCACGTGCACGGTGCATCGACACTCGGTGTCGTCGCATCCATCGCCGCGTACGAGGACGGAGAGCCCTGGCTCGCCGAGACCCTCGACTACCTCGACGGCAATCGCATGCTGCTGGCGGACCTGCTGGCCGAGCACCTGCCCGAGGTGCGATACGCGCCGCCCGAGGGCACCTACCTCGCGTGGCTCGACGCGCGCAGCCTCGAGCTGCCGGGCGCGCCCGCCGACTTCTTCCGCGAGCGCGCCGGCGTCGTGCTGACCGACGGCGCGCTGTGCGCGGCTCCCGGATTCCTCCGGCTCGTGCTCGCGATGCCTCGGCCGTTGCTCACCGAGGCGGTCACGGCCATGGCCGCGAGCGCGCGCGAGTAG
- a CDS encoding helix-turn-helix transcriptional regulator, with amino-acid sequence MSDVTREPQRALNSAVDDEDWDRVTALIAEHWSALILTDAPALLRALERLPASTLAAQPRYLAARTYLRHLSEGTGSVHRYRHSTFERPTALLDVLVEHTSRAAAERSAGHVAAAVARVERGRDALHAASTEAVEAAQSALPHLHAQWARVREFAGQIEQAVTEYQDAYDLAVLMEDALIRASASASLAGIHALAGHRSAADHWSRIAAPDALGAAAKYAVPARVAQALREHDRMQDDAARRTLAAIDPATLGEYWAHVLHAKARITPAEDAGALLIEIDVAAAAHPDPLSEAGLAGELLASARIDLLLRRGDLTRATAELERAEDALARGSRLDGFELWPAEPGHLTLARARVESASGQHRRALATLTALVEEAGSRPRLLTEALMAAAVACLRLEEPENAAGAMRHALRLAREYGLAGSMATVGHSDFVQLTAAAALQDDDLVTLVHERAQFPDAASAPQLTARERAVLRELATGATTAQIAERLFVSPNTVKTQLSSAYRKLGVSSRKEAEAAVRRLGLG; translated from the coding sequence GTGAGCGATGTCACCCGTGAACCGCAACGCGCCCTGAACAGCGCCGTCGACGACGAGGACTGGGATCGCGTGACCGCGCTGATCGCCGAGCACTGGTCGGCACTGATCCTCACCGACGCCCCCGCGCTCCTCCGCGCTCTGGAACGCCTCCCGGCGTCCACGCTCGCCGCGCAGCCGCGCTACCTCGCCGCGCGCACCTATCTGCGACACCTCTCCGAGGGCACGGGCAGCGTGCACCGCTACCGACACTCCACCTTCGAGCGGCCGACGGCACTGCTCGACGTGCTCGTCGAGCACACGAGCCGCGCGGCAGCCGAGCGCAGCGCCGGGCACGTGGCGGCCGCCGTCGCCCGCGTAGAACGAGGTCGCGACGCGCTCCACGCGGCCTCGACCGAGGCCGTGGAAGCGGCCCAGTCGGCACTCCCGCACCTGCACGCCCAATGGGCGCGAGTGCGAGAGTTCGCCGGGCAGATCGAGCAGGCGGTCACCGAGTACCAGGATGCGTACGACCTCGCCGTGCTGATGGAGGACGCCCTCATCCGCGCATCGGCATCGGCATCGCTCGCCGGCATCCACGCGCTCGCCGGACACCGTTCCGCCGCCGACCACTGGTCGCGCATCGCCGCGCCGGATGCGCTGGGCGCCGCCGCGAAGTACGCAGTGCCGGCCCGGGTCGCCCAGGCGCTGCGGGAGCATGACCGGATGCAGGACGACGCGGCCCGGCGCACGCTCGCCGCGATCGATCCCGCAACGCTCGGCGAGTACTGGGCCCACGTGCTGCACGCGAAGGCACGGATCACGCCGGCGGAGGATGCGGGGGCCCTGCTCATCGAGATCGATGTCGCCGCGGCTGCGCACCCGGACCCTCTGAGCGAGGCGGGCCTGGCCGGAGAGCTGCTGGCGAGCGCGCGTATCGACCTGCTGCTGCGTCGGGGGGACCTGACACGTGCGACAGCCGAGCTCGAACGTGCGGAGGATGCGCTCGCCCGCGGCTCGCGCCTCGACGGGTTCGAGCTGTGGCCCGCGGAGCCGGGTCACCTCACGCTCGCCAGGGCGCGCGTGGAGTCCGCATCCGGGCAGCATCGCCGCGCCCTCGCCACGCTCACGGCTCTGGTGGAGGAGGCGGGGTCGCGTCCGCGACTGCTGACCGAGGCTCTGATGGCGGCCGCCGTCGCCTGCCTGCGTCTCGAGGAGCCCGAGAACGCCGCCGGCGCGATGCGCCACGCCCTGCGCCTCGCCCGGGAGTACGGCCTCGCCGGCAGCATGGCGACGGTCGGCCACAGCGACTTCGTCCAGCTGACCGCGGCGGCGGCGTTGCAGGACGACGATCTCGTCACCCTCGTGCACGAGCGGGCCCAGTTCCCCGATGCCGCATCCGCGCCGCAGCTGACCGCCAGGGAGCGCGCGGTGTTGCGGGAGCTGGCGACCGGCGCCACCACCGCCCAGATCGCCGAACGGCTGTTCGTGAGCCCCAACACGGTCAAGACGCAGCTCAGCAGCGCCTATCGCAAGCTGGGCGTCTCCTCGCGCAAGGAGGCGGAGGCAGCCGTCCGGCGCCTCGGGCTGGGCTGA
- a CDS encoding response regulator transcription factor → MAAIASILVVEDDADVAQLIQHRLAASGHEVAVAGDGEQGLVAARDARPSLVILDWMMPHRTGLEVCAELRSDTSFAGTRIMMLTARAQDEDIARAFSAGADDYMTKPFSPRELVARVGALLAS, encoded by the coding sequence GTGGCGGCCATCGCGAGCATCCTGGTCGTCGAGGACGACGCCGATGTGGCGCAGCTGATCCAGCACCGTCTGGCGGCGTCGGGCCACGAGGTCGCTGTGGCCGGGGACGGTGAACAGGGCCTCGTCGCCGCGCGCGACGCGCGCCCCTCCCTCGTCATCCTCGACTGGATGATGCCGCACCGCACCGGCCTGGAGGTGTGCGCCGAGCTGCGAAGTGACACATCGTTCGCCGGCACCCGCATCATGATGCTCACCGCCAGGGCGCAGGACGAGGACATCGCGCGCGCGTTCTCCGCAGGCGCCGACGACTACATGACGAAGCCCTTCTCGCCGCGCGAGCTCGTCGCGCGTGTGGGGGCCCTCCTCGCCTCGTGA
- a CDS encoding endo alpha-1,4 polygalactosaminidase — MTRRRTAFARMRAASALVLVAGVGIAVAACANQPAETSAAPSSPSTPLSASPPPAATPVDYQLGGAYPPDPRVGIVARDRTAAPADGVYSICYLNAFQTQPGEREEWADDLVLRQDGTDVMDPDWPDEALLDTRSDDARQRIAARVGEWIDGCQAAGYDAVEFDNLDTYTRSDGLLSAEDNLALATLLVEWAHHAGLAAGQKNAAEDAERLRAEAGFDFAVVEECAYYRECAAYTDVYGDAVVAIEYTDAIDRPFEDLCADPAVPASLVLRDRDLTTPGDADYAFEICPR; from the coding sequence GTGACGCGCCGCCGGACGGCTTTCGCGCGGATGCGGGCCGCGTCCGCCCTCGTGCTGGTCGCCGGTGTCGGCATCGCTGTCGCCGCGTGCGCGAACCAGCCTGCTGAGACGTCGGCTGCTCCCTCTTCGCCATCGACCCCGCTCTCTGCGTCGCCGCCGCCCGCCGCGACCCCGGTCGACTATCAGCTCGGCGGCGCGTACCCGCCGGATCCGCGGGTGGGGATCGTGGCGCGCGATCGTACGGCGGCGCCCGCCGACGGGGTGTACTCGATCTGCTACCTCAACGCCTTCCAGACGCAGCCGGGCGAGCGCGAGGAGTGGGCCGACGACCTCGTGCTGCGCCAGGACGGCACGGACGTGATGGATCCGGACTGGCCAGATGAAGCGCTTCTCGACACCCGTTCGGACGATGCCCGCCAGCGAATCGCGGCGCGTGTCGGCGAGTGGATCGACGGCTGCCAGGCTGCGGGCTACGACGCCGTGGAGTTCGACAACCTCGACACCTACACCCGCTCCGACGGTCTGTTGAGCGCCGAGGACAACCTCGCGCTCGCGACGCTGCTCGTCGAGTGGGCGCACCACGCAGGCCTCGCGGCGGGTCAGAAGAACGCGGCGGAGGATGCCGAGCGCTTGCGCGCCGAGGCCGGCTTCGACTTCGCCGTGGTGGAGGAGTGCGCGTACTACCGGGAGTGCGCGGCCTATACCGATGTCTACGGTGACGCCGTGGTGGCCATCGAGTACACCGACGCGATCGACCGGCCGTTCGAGGACCTCTGCGCCGACCCCGCCGTGCCCGCATCCCTCGTGCTTCGCGATCGCGACCTCACGACGCCGGGGGATGCGGACTACGCCTTCGAGATCTGCCCGCGCTGA
- a CDS encoding TerC family protein, producing MNVTPAIWLITIAITIAFFVFEFFVHVRKPHAPTIRESAVWSAFYIGLALLFGVGIGVVSGWSFGGEYFAGYLTEKALSIDNLFVFLIIMTGFAVPKEYQQKVLMIGIVIALIMRGAFIALGATLIENFSWVFYIFGAFLLYLAWQQAFSSHESDPSNGRIVRFMRRILPVHDEYHGDRLTVKIDGKRFVTPMLLTIVAVGFIDLVFALDSIPAIYGLTQEAYIVFTANAFALMGLRQLFFLIGGLLERLVYLAQGLAVILAFIGVKLVFHALHVNELPFINGGQHIEWVPEIPIWFSLLFIGATIAVATVASLLKTRGDRLKADRDQVQGHPVAAAEVDDH from the coding sequence GTGAACGTCACCCCCGCCATCTGGCTCATCACGATCGCGATCACGATCGCCTTCTTCGTCTTCGAGTTCTTCGTGCACGTGCGCAAGCCGCACGCCCCCACCATCCGTGAGTCCGCCGTCTGGTCGGCCTTCTACATCGGTCTGGCGCTGCTGTTCGGCGTCGGGATCGGCGTGGTCTCGGGATGGAGCTTCGGCGGCGAGTACTTCGCCGGCTATCTGACGGAGAAGGCGCTGTCGATCGACAACCTCTTCGTCTTCCTCATCATCATGACGGGCTTCGCGGTGCCGAAGGAGTACCAGCAGAAGGTGCTCATGATCGGCATCGTGATCGCGCTCATCATGCGCGGCGCCTTCATCGCACTGGGCGCCACCCTCATCGAGAACTTCTCCTGGGTCTTCTACATCTTCGGCGCCTTCCTGCTCTACCTGGCCTGGCAGCAGGCGTTCTCGAGCCACGAGTCCGACCCCTCGAACGGACGCATCGTGCGGTTCATGCGCCGCATCCTTCCGGTGCACGACGAGTACCACGGCGACCGACTGACCGTGAAGATCGACGGCAAGCGCTTCGTCACCCCGATGCTGCTCACGATCGTGGCGGTCGGATTCATCGACCTGGTCTTCGCCCTCGACTCGATCCCCGCGATCTACGGGCTCACGCAGGAGGCATACATCGTCTTCACCGCGAACGCCTTCGCCCTGATGGGTCTGCGTCAGCTCTTCTTCCTCATCGGCGGCCTGCTGGAGCGCCTGGTGTACCTGGCGCAGGGGCTCGCGGTCATCCTCGCCTTCATCGGTGTGAAGCTCGTCTTCCACGCCCTGCACGTCAATGAGCTCCCCTTCATCAACGGCGGGCAGCACATCGAGTGGGTCCCCGAGATCCCGATCTGGTTCTCACTGCTGTTCATCGGCGCGACCATCGCGGTGGCCACCGTCGCGAGCCTGCTGAAGACGCGCGGCGACCGGCTGAAGGCCGACCGCGACCAGGTGCAGGGACACCCCGTCGCCGCGGCAGAGGTCGACGACCACTGA
- the galU gene encoding UTP--glucose-1-phosphate uridylyltransferase GalU translates to MAHAPIKAVIPAAGLGTRFLPATKAMPKEMLPVVDKPAIQYVVEEAVAAGSDDVLVIVGRNKNALANHFDRVAELEHTLEQKGDAARLEKVMQASRLADVHFVRQGDPLGLGHAVLRARKHVGRETFAVLLGDDLIDARDVLLARMIEVSQARSATVVALMEVEPSQIHLYGCAAVAPTEEADVVTITGLVEKPSAADAPSNLAVIGRYVLKPEIFDVLEKTAPGKGGEIQLTDALEALAEDEGIGGPVLGVVFRGRRYDTGDRLDYIKSNVQLALDRPDLGPDLADWIKELATRL, encoded by the coding sequence ATGGCACACGCACCGATCAAGGCCGTCATCCCCGCCGCGGGACTCGGTACCCGCTTCCTGCCCGCCACGAAGGCGATGCCCAAGGAGATGCTCCCGGTCGTCGACAAGCCCGCCATCCAATACGTGGTCGAGGAGGCGGTGGCCGCGGGAAGCGACGACGTCCTCGTGATCGTGGGACGCAACAAGAACGCACTGGCCAACCACTTCGACCGTGTCGCCGAGCTCGAGCACACGCTCGAGCAGAAGGGCGATGCCGCGAGGCTCGAGAAGGTCATGCAGGCGAGCCGCCTGGCCGATGTGCACTTCGTGCGCCAGGGCGACCCGCTCGGACTCGGCCATGCCGTCCTCCGCGCCCGCAAGCACGTGGGTCGCGAGACGTTCGCCGTCCTCCTGGGCGACGATCTGATCGACGCCCGCGACGTGCTGCTCGCGCGCATGATCGAGGTGTCCCAGGCACGGTCGGCGACCGTCGTCGCCCTCATGGAGGTCGAACCGTCGCAGATCCATCTCTACGGCTGCGCGGCCGTCGCGCCCACAGAAGAGGCGGACGTCGTGACCATCACGGGCCTCGTCGAGAAGCCGTCTGCCGCCGATGCGCCCAGCAACCTCGCCGTCATCGGACGCTACGTGCTCAAACCCGAGATCTTCGACGTGCTCGAGAAGACCGCCCCCGGCAAGGGCGGCGAGATCCAGCTCACCGATGCCCTGGAAGCGCTGGCCGAGGACGAGGGCATCGGCGGCCCGGTCTTGGGCGTCGTCTTCCGCGGCCGCCGGTACGACACCGGCGACCGGCTCGACTACATCAAGTCGAACGTCCAGCTGGCCCTCGACCGCCCCGACCTCGGACCCGATCTGGCGGACTGGATCAAGGAGCTCGCCACCCGTCTCTGA